In the genome of Bradyrhizobium sp. CB3481, the window GGGAAGTAATGAAGCGAGCCTAGTTCTCTCCGCCGTCATTCCGGGGCGGTCCGTAGGACCGAACCCGGAATCTCGAGGTTCCGGGTTCGCGTCTTCGACGCGACCCGGAACGACGTACTAAATCAAGGCTTCGGCGGGTGAATGAACGCCCATGGGCTCACTTCCGAATCCGTCGGCACTTCCACCGAAATCAGGTAGGGCCCGCCATCGGCCAGCGCTTTTTCCAGCGCCGGCTTGAACTGATCGGGCGACGCCACGCGCACCGCTGGAACGCCGAAGGATTCGGCAAGCTTCACGAAATCCGGATTGACGAGATCGGACGCGACCACGCGGCCGTCAAAATGCTGGCGCTGGTCGCGGCGGACGTTGCCGTAGGCGTTGTTGTTGAACACCAGTGTGACCACGCCGATTTTGAATTGGACGGCGGTCGACAGCTCCTGCACGCCGAACATGAAGCCGCCATCGCCGGTGATAGCCACCACCGGCCTGTCGGGATTGGCGACCTTGGCGCCGAGCGCAGTCGGAAAGCCCGAGCCGAGCGTGCCTTGATAACCTGAGGTGATGAAGGTGCGGGGCTCATAGACTGGAAAGCCGTACCAGGAGGCGAAACCGACCTGCGATAGCTCGTCAGTAACGATGGCGTTCGCCGGCAGCACCTCGCGCAGGACGTTCAGATACGCCATTTGCGGCTGCACCTTTTGAATTTCCTGCTGCGCCGCCGCGGTCGCCTCGCGGATCTCGCCGCGCCGGCCGCTGGTCTTGCTGTAGCCGGCCTTTTTCACTGCGGCGACCAGATCGGCCGTGCCGGCCTTGGCATCGGCGACGATGGCGGCGTCGGTCGTCACCCGGCGCATTTCAACGGGATCGATATCGATGCGAACGGATTTCAAACCCTTCGGCTGGTACGGCCAGCGGAAACCGGAGGTCGGCAGTTCGGCGCGGGTGCCGATCGCGATCATCAGATCGGTATTCGTCCACAGTCTGTAGGCCGCGGCCATCGTCAGCCCGAGCTCGTGCGCGTTGGAGACGATGCCGCGGCCGCTGCGGAAGGCCACCACGGGCGCATCGATCATCTCGGCAAGTTCGAGGATTTCATCGCGCGCATCGATCGCGCCGCTGCCGACGAAGATCATCGGCCGCTTCGCATCCTTGATCAGCGCGGCGGCCGCCTTGATGCGGTCGGGATCGGGCTGCGGCGCGGGGAGGCGATCGAACACCTCCGACGGGCCGACCTGCGCGCGCTGGGTGAACACGTCCCACGGCATCTCCACAGACACTGGACCGCGCCGTCCCGAAAGCATTTCCTGGAACGCGCGCGACATCACGTTCGGTGCAGCTCCAGGATATTCGACGCGCTCGGCCCATTTCACAAAGGTGCGCAAGGTCGCGAGCTGATCCGGCATCTCGTGCAGATGGCCGCGGCCCTTGCCGAGGAACGACGTCGGCACCTGACCGGTCAGGCAAAGCACCGGCTCGTTGCAGCCGAACGCGGTGAGCAGCGCCGCGCTGGCAT includes:
- a CDS encoding thiamine pyrophosphate-dependent enzyme; amino-acid sequence: MTPTSGGEAIVNGLVAHGVDTVFGLPGAQVYGLFDAFHQAQLKVIGARHEQACGYMAFGYARSSGKPGVFSVVPGPGVLNASAALLTAFGCNEPVLCLTGQVPTSFLGKGRGHLHEMPDQLATLRTFVKWAERVEYPGAAPNVMSRAFQEMLSGRRGPVSVEMPWDVFTQRAQVGPSEVFDRLPAPQPDPDRIKAAAALIKDAKRPMIFVGSGAIDARDEILELAEMIDAPVVAFRSGRGIVSNAHELGLTMAAAYRLWTNTDLMIAIGTRAELPTSGFRWPYQPKGLKSVRIDIDPVEMRRVTTDAAIVADAKAGTADLVAAVKKAGYSKTSGRRGEIREATAAAQQEIQKVQPQMAYLNVLREVLPANAIVTDELSQVGFASWYGFPVYEPRTFITSGYQGTLGSGFPTALGAKVANPDRPVVAITGDGGFMFGVQELSTAVQFKIGVVTLVFNNNAYGNVRRDQRQHFDGRVVASDLVNPDFVKLAESFGVPAVRVASPDQFKPALEKALADGGPYLISVEVPTDSEVSPWAFIHPPKP